One segment of Manihot esculenta cultivar AM560-2 chromosome 4, M.esculenta_v8, whole genome shotgun sequence DNA contains the following:
- the LOC110613586 gene encoding 3'-5' exoribonuclease 1 yields the protein MMALENKETIQRSCEASLKCLQTNGFPYGNSIDGFPELKEETSAHSGGDVVEPVHSISSEFLELPSEFHSKPTYHHDFGSWSTFYPDSQKVQQCQMNCFEGQFYPFPMETRFQYAPFNMYSQGCPYEFHFQDFQYFVVIDFEATCDKEKNPHPQEIIEFPSVIVSSVTGQLEACFQTYVRPTCNQLLSDFCKDLTGIQQIQVDRGVTLSEALLRHDKWLEKKGIKNSNFAVVTWSNWDCRVMLESECRFKKIRKPPYFNRWINLKVPFHEVFGGVRCNLKEAVEMAGLAWQGRAHCGLDDAKNTARLLALLMRRGIRFSITNSLMWQTTDGSLPWKPSPDHLSFSPHQPYKLKEMHIPVFQYHPFCYCGVKSSKGMVRKPGPKQGSLFFGCGNWTATRGALCHYFEWASP from the exons ATGATGGCCCTTGAAAATAAAG AAACTATCCAAAGGAGCTGTGAGGCATCCTTAAAATGCCTCCAGACCAATGGATTCCCTTATGGGAATTCAATTGATGGCTTTCCAGAGCTTAAAGAAGAAACTAGTGCGCACTCAGGTGGGGATGTTGTGGAACCAGTTCACTCAATAAGCAGCGAATTTCTTGAACTTCCCAGTGAATTTCACAGCAAACCTACATACCATCATGATTTTGGCTCCTGGTCAACCTTCTACCCTGATTCTCAAAAGGTTCAGCAGTGCCAAATGAATTGCTTTGAGGGTCAATTTTATCCTTTTCCTATGGAAACTCGATTTCAGTATGCCCCATTTAATATGTACTCCCAAGGTTGCCCCTATGAGTTCCATTTCCAAGATTTTCAGTATTTTGTAGTCATAGACTTTGAGGCTACTTGTGACAAGGAAAAAAATCCCCATCCGCAAGAGATAATTGAGTTTCCATCTGTCATTGTGAGCAGTGTAACTGGCCAACTAGAAGCATGTTTCCAGACATATGTGAGGCCAACTTGCAATCAGCTCCTAAGTGATTTCTGCAAGGATCTGACTGGTATCCAGCAAATCCAG GTGGACAGAGGTGTCACTCTGAGCGAGGCACTCCTTAGGCATGACAAATGGCTTGAGAAGAAGGGGATAAAAAACAGTAACTTTGCTGTAGTTACATGGTCAAACTGGGATTGCCGGGTGATGTTGGAATCTGAGTGCCGATTTAAGAAGATCAGGAAGCCCCCTTATTTTAACAG GTGGATCAATTTGAAGGTTCCTTTCCATGAGGTGTTTGGTGGTGTTAGGTGCAATCTAAAGGAGGCTGTGGAGATGGCAGGCCTAGCCTGGCAAGGCCGTGCTCACTGTGGACTGGATGATGCCAAAAACACTGCTCGCCTACTTGCCCTGCTCATGCGCAGGGGTATTAGATTTTCCATCACAAACTCACTTATGTGGCAGACAACTGATGGTTCATTGCCATGGAAGCCATCCCCTGACCATCTGTCCTTCTCACCACATCAACCCTACAAACTGAAGGAAATGCATATTCCTGTTTTCCAGTATCACCCCTTCTGTTACTGTGGAGTGAAGAGCAGTAAAGGAATGGTTCGGAAGCCCGGGCCAAAGCAAGGGAGCCTTTTCTTTGGCTGTGGCAACTGGACTGCCACTAGAGGTGCCCTCTGTCATTACTTTGAATGGGCATCTCCCTGA